In the genome of Nitrospirota bacterium, the window TCCGACCGAGGTGGAGAGACCGGGCAGCAGGGACAACCCTCCGGACAAATACACGGCTTCAATTTCGTCTTCCCGGAATTGCATGCGGAAGTAGTCGAGCGTTCGATGGAATTCCGCGCACGCTTCGTCGATCTCCGACCGCAGCGCCTCCGCCACTCCCTCGGGCGGCGGATCGCCTTCCTGCCGGGCCGCGGCTTCCGGCGCCAGGCCGACCCTTCGAACCAGGTCCTCCGCCGCCGCGACCTCGAGAGTAAACGCCCGGCCCACCGCTTGGGTGAGATTGGACAGACCGAAGGGAAGACCCCGGGCAAAAACCAGCTTCGGCCCTTTCGCCACGGATACCGTGGTGTTGGATCCGCCGAGATCGATCAGCGCGTAGTTCTTCCTCGCCTTGAAGGCGCCCAGGGACCGCCAACATGCGGCCAGTGCCGTCGGCACCGTGTCCACCGCCATGGGCACCAGGTCCGCCGCCTGGAGCATTTTGACGTGGTCGTCCACCGCGCGCCGTTCCACCGCGAAGACGACCATCTTCAGCATGCTTCTCTCCCGCAGTTCGCCGTCCGTCACGAGGTAGTCGAACACAATGTCATCCGTCTGCATCGCCACCTGTTTCTTCAGTTCGAAGCGAACCCCCTCGCGCAACTCCGGTTCCGGCATCCAAGGAAGGGTGAGGTACGTCACCGTGAGCGAAGGATCCGAGACCACCGAGGATACCGGCGACTTCTGGAGCTGCCGCGCCTTGATCAACTCCTTCAGGAACCCGGTCAAGGTTTCCATATTGACGACGGATTCTCCCTCCGGGGCCGCGGGTGCCTTGGCATAGACAAGCTCCTCCACGTGAAGTCCGGTCTTGGTTTCCGCGAGTCGAACCATCTTGAGGTGCGAGCTGCCCAGATCTACACCCAGAAGCCGACCTTTGCCGCGAAGGCGGTCAAGGATGGACCCACCGATCACGTATCGATTCCTCCCCGCGGCCCGAAACAGGCGGCGCGCGTCACCTTGACACTTCCGTTCGCCGACCTGGAGCGCAGCGGAATGGGCGACGCGTGCGCCGAACGGGGTTACCCGCCCAGCCGGATCCTTCGGTTAAGGCCCTTGAGAATTTCCGGATCGAGGTTTTCCGCGAGGTCCTTGTATTGAGCGTAGTGCCGGCCGGCTTCCTGCCAGTTTCCTTCCCTCTCCAGCATGATGGCCAGGTTGAGATGGGCGTCCGCGTAGCGCGAATTGGCCGCGATGGCCTGATTGAAGAGGGCTTTGGCCTGCTCACTCTGCCCCATCTGCATCCACACCACCGCCAGGTTGTTCATGCACTCTACGCAGCCGGGATCGATCTCGATGGCCCGCTTGTAGTGGGTTTGCGCGTCAGACAGCCGCCCAAGCATCTTGAGCGTCAGGCCCACGTTGCTGTTGTACTCCCCCGATGTGGGATCACGCTTCAGGGCCTCCAGGAACTTGTCCCGGGCGCCCTCATAGTCCGCCTTCGCGAAAAGCGCCTTGCCCTCGTCGTTATACATTCCGGCCACCTTCACCTGCACCGGATCGGCATGGAAAGCCTGCGACCCACCCGCCCCCGGCGTCTCGCCTCTTTCCGGCTGCACGTCCTGGAGGTTCTTGGGCATCGGCACACCCAGCTTCTCGGGTGTGTCTCCAATGCCGGGCGCCAATTCGTATTTCGGCGTCTTCACGACGCCGATCTTGATCATCAACTCGGTGAACGCATCGCCTCGGATGAACCATGCGAGCAGCCCCGTGATCACAATGGCGATCAGGAGAACCACCACCCGGACGTTGATCTGGCCCCGGCGGCGCCCATCCGCCTGCGGAGGCGGCCCTCCGCGCGCAGCTTGGCGCGACATCGCCAAGGACGGAGGATTCTCCGCCGCCTGGCGATCAATTTTCTTGAGCGATCTGTGGATAATGCTCATTGCGCCCTCCTTCCTAGAGACTGGGGACCTCTTCCCCGAGCTCTTTGGCGATCAGCATGCGGACGACGACGTCGGGACCCCCATGGTCCGGCAACGCATGTTGCCGCTGGAACTCGCGAAGAGCCTGATCGGTCAGCGTACCGTAGTATCCCGTGATCACTCCACGGTAGTAGCCGAGGTCGACCAAGTCCTTTTGAAGGCGAGCCACCCAGGGACCGCTGGTGTCCTTCTTGAAGTCCTGCCCCTCATAATAATCCCTCCACAGATAGATCATCACATCCTGTGATGTTTGCACCAAAGAATTTTCATCCACGAGCCGTTCTCCATAGACCGGGTCCAACACCCTGAATCCATTATCCTCGACGGAGCGCAACAAGGCAAGACGGTCTCCCGCCACCCCGTCGGCCTTCAAGTTCATGAGGCAGGGGTACCCGATCTTCCTGGCGATGTCGGCGGAGAACGGAAGCTCCAGGTAGCTGAGACCGGCGGCCTGCACCGGCTCGAGCTGGGCGAGGCCCTGTACGTCCACGCGGTCCAACGCCTCGACCATGGGAGGAGTCAACGCCACACCCCACAGGCGGAGATACTCGGACATGATTCGGCCGGACGAGAGGGTCACCCGTTCCGATTTCGCGAAGGCGGAGGGCGTGGCCGACCACCCGGCTCTCTCGGCAGACTTGGGTGTGGCCGCGGCATCCGCCGATGGGGTCGCTCCCGCGGCCTCCGACCGGTCCGGATCGGCGGAACCTTCCGGAGCCGATGCCGTCTCGATGGTTGCACCCAGGAGCTGACTGGTCAGTGACCTCAGATCCACTTTTTCGAAGAAGCCGCCCGCCATGAACCCGGCGGCCAGGAAAGCCGTTCCTGCCGCGCCCACCCCGGCGTATCGCAGTCCCTTCCGGGCCGCTTTCTTGGCATGGATCGTCCAGGACGCCCGACGCGGCCTGGGGAGATGAATCTTCTGCTCCGGCTGATCGCCTTCGAGGTCCCGCATCGCATCCTCCACGATGCCGCGATCGATGATGAAACTCTCGCGGGAGTAGGCCGCCAAAAGCACCCGCTCGCAGAGCAGATTGATTCGCCGCGGATAGCCTTCCGTGTACGTGAAAATCAAGTCGAGCGCCGGCTCAAAGAATTCGATTTCACCCTGCGAGCCGGCCTTTTTCAGCCGGAAGTAGATGTACTCGCGGGTTTCGTTCCGATCGAGCGGAAGAAGGTGGAATTTCACGGTGAGCCGCTGGTTGAGCGGTCGCAGCACCGGTTCCTGCAATCGATCCCGGAGTTCGGGCTGGCCGACCAGGATGATTTGAAGAAGTTTCTTCTTTTCGGTTTCGAGGTTGGAGAGCAGCCGAACCATTTCAAGCGAATCGTTGGAGAGATGTTGGCCCTCGTCGATGATGACCACGGCGTTGCCGTCCGCCCGGCTGCGTTCGAGGAGAAATTGATTGAGCGCTTCGATTTCTTCCGAGGCCGAAGCAGCCGAGCCGTAGGGAACCTCGAAATCTTTCATGATCGCGCGAAGAAGTTGGCGTTGGTCGGAAAATAGCGGATTCAGAACAAGGGCCGTCGAGGTATTGTCCGGGAGTTGATCGAGCAGACGGCGGCAAAGGGTGGTTTTTCCTGTTCCAACGTCGCCCGTAATCAGCAGAAATCCCCTTCGGTAGCGAACGCCATAGACGAGATGATCCAGTGCGGCCTGATGCTTCGCCGAAAGGTAGAAGAAGGCAGGGTCCGGGGTCGTCCCGAAAGGCCCCTCCTTCAGGCGGAAGAAGTGTTCGTACACTATTTTCCTCAGAGTTCATTTTCCCACAAACAACTTCAATTGTCAACAACTAACTTCACATGGCAAGTTCGGGGGTGGTGGCGTCACAATCGTCAATTGGTTGGGGGTGGGTACTGCTTGAAACTATTAGTCGATACCAGGGAAATCGTGAATGGCAGCACGCTGGAGCGAATTTCCTGCACTTTTCGGTATCCGGAAGAATCCCCGTCGCGTCACGACTCACGACTCACGACTCACGACTCACGACTCACGACTCACGACTCACGACTCACGACTCACGACTCACGACTCACGACTCACGACTCACGACTAGGACTTGAACCTGTGACCTCCGCCGTGTGAAAGCGGCGCTCTACCAACTAAGCTAACCACCCGCGCAAGTCGTTACGCCAACTTACACGATGCGGCTGAAAATGCAATTGCACCCTTGTGCCTACATTGTGCTCATGACCAGCGGAAATCATGACTCATGGTCACCCCCCCTCTACCCGGCCTCAGACGCGGACTCTTGGTGTCCTTCCTCGCTCTGGCCTTGCCAATAGGCGTTGAGCACTCCCCCGGCGCGTTTCAGATTCCACGGGGACAGGTGCGCGTAGCGGAGCGTCATCTTGATCTCCTTGTGGCCGAGCAGTTCCTTGATCGTGAGAATGTCCACCCCGTTGATGGCCAGCCAAGAGGCGTAGGTGTGCCTCAAATCGTGAAAGCGGAAACCTTCGATCCCCGCCCGCTTCATGGCCGCGTGAAAACCCTTCTTGAAATCCAGGTACTCTTTCCCGCTCTTGTTGAAGAACACCAACCCGGCCTTGATATGGTGGGGAAGGCTTGAAAGACACTCCTTCACTTCGTTCGTCATCGGCACAACCCGCACCGTTCCATTCTTCGTCCCGATAATCTTGATTGCTCGGTTGGTGGAATCCACCTGCTCCCACGTCATCGACAGGAGTTCCCCACGCCTTGCGCCCGTGTGCATCGCGGTGAGGACAACGGCGTACAGATGGGGGGAGCTACTGGCGCGGCACTCCGCAAGCAACGTTTTCCCTTTCTCCAAGGTGAGGTATCTCAGCCGACCGGGGGGACGCTTCAACGGCTTCACCTTGTGGGCGACACTCGATTCAAGTTCTCCCCACTCCACGGCTTTGGTGAACAGGTGCTTGAGGGTGGTGAGTTCCCG includes:
- a CDS encoding AAA family ATPase, with product MYEHFFRLKEGPFGTTPDPAFFYLSAKHQAALDHLVYGVRYRRGFLLITGDVGTGKTTLCRRLLDQLPDNTSTALVLNPLFSDQRQLLRAIMKDFEVPYGSAASASEEIEALNQFLLERSRADGNAVVIIDEGQHLSNDSLEMVRLLSNLETEKKKLLQIILVGQPELRDRLQEPVLRPLNQRLTVKFHLLPLDRNETREYIYFRLKKAGSQGEIEFFEPALDLIFTYTEGYPRRINLLCERVLLAAYSRESFIIDRGIVEDAMRDLEGDQPEQKIHLPRPRRASWTIHAKKAARKGLRYAGVGAAGTAFLAAGFMAGGFFEKVDLRSLTSQLLGATIETASAPEGSADPDRSEAAGATPSADAAATPKSAERAGWSATPSAFAKSERVTLSSGRIMSEYLRLWGVALTPPMVEALDRVDVQGLAQLEPVQAAGLSYLELPFSADIARKIGYPCLMNLKADGVAGDRLALLRSVEDNGFRVLDPVYGERLVDENSLVQTSQDVMIYLWRDYYEGQDFKKDTSGPWVARLQKDLVDLGYYRGVITGYYGTLTDQALREFQRQHALPDHGGPDVVVRMLIAKELGEEVPSL
- a CDS encoding tyrosine-type recombinase/integrase; translated protein: MSRSETKNEDAALLAALAAGKSVDECAKATGVSRATAYRRLDDPAFKAELDRLKRDILDRTMAQLSEAGLEAVKTLRSLMSHGKESARLDAGKAPDTVNRELTTLKHLFTKAVEWGELESSVAHKVKPLKRPPGRLRYLTLEKGKTLLAECRASSSPHLYAVVLTAMHTGARRGELLSMTWEQVDSTNRAIKIIGTKNGTVRVVPMTNEVKECLSSLPHHIKAGLVFFNKSGKEYLDFKKGFHAAMKRAGIEGFRFHDLRHTYASWLAINGVDILTIKELLGHKEIKMTLRYAHLSPWNLKRAGGVLNAYWQGQSEEGHQESASEAG
- the pilM gene encoding type IV pilus assembly protein PilM, with protein sequence MIGGSILDRLRGKGRLLGVDLGSSHLKMVRLAETKTGLHVEELVYAKAPAAPEGESVVNMETLTGFLKELIKARQLQKSPVSSVVSDPSLTVTYLTLPWMPEPELREGVRFELKKQVAMQTDDIVFDYLVTDGELRERSMLKMVVFAVERRAVDDHVKMLQAADLVPMAVDTVPTALAACWRSLGAFKARKNYALIDLGGSNTTVSVAKGPKLVFARGLPFGLSNLTQAVGRAFTLEVAAAEDLVRRVGLAPEAAARQEGDPPPEGVAEALRSEIDEACAEFHRTLDYFRMQFREDEIEAVYLSGGLSLLPGLSTSVGEFLGLDCTVMNPLQTATLAGTAEEINAFKKLSPVFAVALGQATRGIKECGIESTSSLGSYSKRLRSRLTSFLRRSSEPSR
- a CDS encoding tetratricopeptide repeat protein; protein product: MSIIHRSLKKIDRQAAENPPSLAMSRQAARGGPPPQADGRRRGQINVRVVVLLIAIVITGLLAWFIRGDAFTELMIKIGVVKTPKYELAPGIGDTPEKLGVPMPKNLQDVQPERGETPGAGGSQAFHADPVQVKVAGMYNDEGKALFAKADYEGARDKFLEALKRDPTSGEYNSNVGLTLKMLGRLSDAQTHYKRAIEIDPGCVECMNNLAVVWMQMGQSEQAKALFNQAIAANSRYADAHLNLAIMLEREGNWQEAGRHYAQYKDLAENLDPEILKGLNRRIRLGG